The proteins below are encoded in one region of Apium graveolens cultivar Ventura chromosome 4, ASM990537v1, whole genome shotgun sequence:
- the LOC141718521 gene encoding putative mitochondrial protein AtMg00860 translates to MEVFMDDFSIFGSSYDECLHNLSLVLKMCVETNLVLNWEKCYFTVKQGIILGHKVSSKGLEEDKAKVGVIENLPPPIPIKEIRSFLGHEGFYRRSIKDFSKISKPLCNLLEKDVLFKFDEECLTAFESLKRSLTTTPVITTPN, encoded by the coding sequence atggaggtgttcatggacgacttttCTATTTTTGGGTCTTCTTATGATGAGTGTTTGCATAATCTGAGCTTGGTGCTGAAAatgtgtgttgagaccaatctagtGCTTAACTGGGAAAAATGTTACTTCACGGTgaaacagggtatcattcttgggcataaggtatCTAGCAAGGGGCTAGAAGaggataaggccaaggtgggggttattgaaaatcttcctccaccaatccCAATTAAAGaaatccgcagttttcttggtcatgagGGTTTTTATCGACGATCCATCAaagacttctccaaaatctctaaacccttgtgcaatctgtTAGAGAAGGATGTTCTCttcaaatttgatgaagaatgtTTGACCGCTTTTGAGAGTTTGAAAAGGAGTTTGACTACAACACCTGTTATTACTACACCTAATTAG